AGTTTCGTCATTCCTTGGGGGGGAATTTAGTGAAGGAGCATATGTTGCGCCGGGGACCGATGGGAGCATCTATGCTGTTGGTTCCACGACCTCATATCTTTTCCCTGTCACTTCGGACGCGTATCAAAAGAATCTGAATGGAAATGGTGCGGCGGACATTTTTATTTCCAAGTTTGACCGGTTGGGTTCAGAGCTCAAATACTCAACATATCTTGGTGGGTCAGATACGGATTGTACCACCGGGATTGTCCTGTTTCCAGATGGAACCCTTGTTATCTCTGCGCTATCAAAATCAAATGATTTTCCAATTACCGATAGTGCCATTAAAAAGGAAAACAATGGTAAATTTGATGTAGTTATTTTCCGAATGGATATCGAAAACTCAAGGCTTATTTACTCCACTTATATCGGTGGATTAATGGACGATTGGCCATATTCGATATTTTCTAATTATATGAATACAATTCATTTAACAGGTATTACATCCTCAGACGACTTCCCCACCACGCCCGGGGCCTACGACACCACCCACAACGGCGGGAACGACGCCTTCGTCCTCAAGATGCGCCTCCTGCCCTGGGCGCCGACCAACCTCTCCGCCGTGACAGGGTCCGGATACGTTGTCCTCAACTGGACGCCCCCCAACGACGTCGGCCCCGTGCCCATTGATAACTACATCATATACCGAGGCCTTTCCTCTTCCAGCCTCGAGCCCATCGCCACCGTCGGCAACCAGACATGGTTCAACGACACTACCACGACCAACGGCGCGATTTACTACTACGCCGTCCGTGCCTCCAATCGTTACGACACCGGAGAGCTGTCACTGCCTCTCAAGGTCTTTGCAGGCGCTCCGCCGTCGGCGCCGGAGAACCTGAGCGCTCGGCCCGGCGACTTCTCAGTGGAGCTGGACTGGAGTCCTCCGTCGGATACCGGCGGCTTTAACGTCATTAATTACATTGTTTACAAAGGCCTGAGCGAGGACGGGTTGACCAATTTCACCTGGCTGGGCAATGTGACACACCATGTTGACGCGGATGTACTCAACGGCGTGGAGTACTTCTACGCCGTATCCGCCGTCAGCATCAAGGGCGAGGGGATGCGCTCGGGAGTGGTCAGCGTGACGCCCGGGCGGCCCCCCTCGCCACCGCGCGAGCTGAGGGCGAGGGCGGAGGGGGCAGGCATCAATCTGACATGGCTCCCGCCCGAGGACGATGGCGACTGCCCCATTCTGCAGTATATTATCTATCGGGGTGGGGCGGGGGATGAGAAGGCCGAGGCCGGGCGGGTTGAGTCGTCATCGCTGAGCTACCTTGACGGCCCATTTGACGACGGCCCCGCCTGGTATTATCAGGTGACGGCAGTCAACGCTATCGGGGAGTCTGACAGGAGCAACGAGGCCTTCGCCGTCCCCAACCGGAGGCCCTCTCCACCGCGCAGTCTGTCCGCCGCCCATGGCTCCGGATATATAGAGCTATCCTGGGAGCCTCCTCTGGATGACGGGGGGTCCCCGGTGACGGGCTACAATATATATCGAGGGAACCAGTCCCAGAGCGAGAGCCTTGTGGTCAGGCTCCAGACGCCGCTGACGGTCTACAGAGACATGGCGCCGGAGGAGGGGAGGGTGAACTTTTACTACATAACCGCGATGAACGCCGTGGGCGAGAGCGCTCCCAGCGCGAGGACATCCATCCTGGCCGATTTTACACCTCCTGTGGTCCGAATATTGTTTCCGGCGAACGGCTCCTGGGTCAACACAACAAAGGTCACGCTCAAGGGCGAGGCGTCGGACGACTACGGTCTGAGGAGCGTCGAGCTCAGCGCGGACGGCGCGAGCTGGTCGCCCTGCGAGGGGCTGCTTGCGTGGGTCGGGCATGTGGAGCTCGAGGACGGCCAGAGGGAGATATTCGCGAGGGCTATTGATTTAGCAGGAAACGTGAATTACTCTGCCCTGACGGTGAATGTCGATACTGTGAAACCCGAGGTGAGAATCCTCTCCCCTTCACGAGATACGGCAACGAGGGACGAGAACGCGACCGTTTACGGGACCGCTTCCGACAACCGTTTTCTTCTGAGGGTGGAGGCGAGCACGGACGGAGCGAGCTGGTCGCCCGTGGATGGCATCTTCTCCTGGAGCTTCAATCTCAGCCTCAGGAACGGAAAGAACCTTCTCCGGGTGCGTGCCGTTGACGCCGCCGGGAACACAGGCTATGCGGCGGTGAACATCACCCTCGACCGGGACGCTCCCAGGGTCACAATAATGGCCCCCTCGGACGGCCAGAGGCTCAGGGCCTCCGGCCCGGCCCTCACAGTCAGGCTCAAGGGGAGCGCCTCCGACGATTTTGGGCTGGAAAGAGTGGAGCTGAGCTCCGACGGAAAGAAATGGGTGGTGGCGAGCGGCCTGGAGGTCTGGTGGGGGAACCTGACGCTCGGGCCGGGCGAGCACAGGCTGCGCGCCCGCGCCATCGACATCGCAGGGAACGTCGGGGAGGCGGATGTGAGGGTTGTGGTGGAGCCCCGGACATATTTATTTGATGGCCTGGACATCAGCCTCATCGCGATTTCTCTCGTGGTGGCGGTGGTGCTCTCGGGCGCCGTGCTGATGGTGGTAAGGAGGCGCCGCCGGCGTGGCAGGAAAGTTCCCGATCCCTAGAGCGAGACCCCGTACAGCTCTCCGTACTTCTCCCTGAGGTACCCGAGAAGGCGCTCCTCGTTCAGCCCCTCGCCCGTGACGCGCTCTATCAGCTCCTTCGCCCTGTACCTCTTCCCGTGCCTGTGGACGTTCTCCCTGAGCCAGCCCAGAACGGGCGCGAAGTCGCCCGCGGCGACCCTCTCCTCCATGTCCGGCACGTCCTTCCTCAATTTATAATAGAGCTGGGCGGCGTAAATATTGCCGAGGGTGTAGGTCGGGAAGTACCCTACGGCTCCTATGGACCAGTGGATGTCCTGCAGGCAGCCCTGAGAGTCATCGGGGACCTTAATGCCGAGGTAGCTCTCGAAGCGCTCGTTCCAGAAGTTCGGCACCTCGTCGATTTTGAGCCTCCCGCCGAATATCGCGCTCTCAACCTCGAACCTTAGCATGATGTGCAGGTTGTAGGTGACCTCGTCCGCCTCGACGCGGATGAAGGAGCGCCTGACGGTGTTGACCGCCCTATGGAAGTCCTCGACGGAGACGGGCGCGAGATGGGGGAACCTCTCCTTCAATCCCGGCAACCAGAACCTCCAGAAGGGAAGGGAGCGGCCGATGAAGTTCTCCCAGAGGCGCGACTGGGACTCATGAATTCCCAAAGAGACCGGCTCCGCGAGGGGGGTGTGGTAGTGCTTCTCCAGAAATCCCTGCTCGTACATCCCGTGCCCCGCCTCGTGTATCGCGGCGAATATCGCGGGCCTGACGTCGTCCTTCGTGTATCTGATCGTTATCCGCACGTCCCTGTTTCCGCCGGAGGTGAACGGGTGCGGGGCGACGTCGACCCTCCCCTTGCTCATGTCGTAGCCGATTCTCTTCACAACCTCCACGACAAAGTCGCGCTGCCTCTCCTCCGGGTAGTCGCCCTTCATGAAGGAGTCCCTGGCCTCGCCGGCCGCCGACAGGATGCGCGAGGCGAGGGGCACGAGCCTCTCCCGCAATCTGGAGAAGAGAGCCTCGACCTCGGAGCTCTTCATGTACGGCTCGTACTCGTCCAGAAGGGCGTCGTAGGGCCTCTCCTCGTAGCCCACGTGCTCCGCCACTTTTTTCTTCAGACCCATCATCTTTTTCAGGAGAGGCTGGAAGACGGGGAAGCTCTTCTCCCTCCGCGCCCTGACCCAAGCCTCGACCGCCAGCGACTCCGTCCTCGCCAGCTCCTTGACCAGCTCCCTCGGAATTCGCACCGCCCTGGTGTACCTCCTGTCCACCTCCCTCACAATCACCCTCTGGTCCGGGGTGAGGTGCTTGTTCTTTTTCAGGGAGCGCAGGAGAGAGCCCATCGCCTTGGAGGTCAGCCGCTCGTGGATAATTCCCTGCAGCGCCGCCTTCTGCAGGGCGCGGTCCTGCACCGCCCCCGGCGGCATGTAGGTCTCCTCGTCCCAGTAGAGCTGGCTCGCGATCTGGTCCAGGTAGGCCAGCTCCTTAACCCTCCCCAGAAAATCCGACCACTCCCTCGGCATTGGGGTCCCCTCGGAAATAGCTATCTAAAAGTATTTGTATATTTTGGGATGAGGAGGGGACGACAGCTACTTATATTAATCAGCCAATCAGAATTCCGCGCACGGTCCCAGGAGGAGTCTCACTGCCGAGCTTCATCCCGCCGGAGGTGACGAGTCTTCTGAACTACCCCGAGGGCCGCTTCATCCTGGTCAAGGGCCGCGCCGGAACCGGCAAAACGATGTTCTGCCTGGAGCTGGTGCGGGAGTGCGGCGGCCTGTACGTGAGCACGAGGGTCAGGGCCGACAGACTATACAGGGACTCTCCGGGGCTCGAGGAGAGTGTGCCGCCCGACTTCATCATAGACGCCTCTGAGGAGCTGGACGAGACCGTGCTCCGGGAGTTTGTGGAGAGGGCCAGGGAGCGCGAGGGCACCTGCGCTGCCCCATCTGGTGCTCAGGGCGCGCGAGCTTCGGTGGGGGTGGAGGGTGGCCTTGGAGCGGGTCCCGGTGCTGGTGCCGCCCCCGAGGGCGGCGAGGCCGGCGGACCGGCTGGGGCCGATTTTGGAGACCACCTAGAGCCGGCGGCGGTGACGGCCCTATCCCTCCCGCCCCTATTTAGGCGAATTTTAGAGAAGACAGAGGTGGCCCAGACGCCATTCGTCGTCGTCATGGACAGCTGGGATGCGATATTCACCCTATCCGGAGGGGCTGCGGCGAGGAGCAGGGGACCGAACCGCGAAGAGCTCCAGACGATGCTACTCAATGCCTTTCGCAATAAGTGCGTGAATTTAGTGATGGTTGAGGAGGGAGAGGGCGAGTCCGGCCTAGACTTCCTCGTGGACGGGGTTCTGGAGCTGAGGCGGACCAAGTGGAGGGACAGAATCGTCAGGACGATGCACCTGCGCAAGATGAGGGGCACGGAGATACACAACGCTGAGTACCTATTCACGCTCGTTGGGGGGAGGTTCCACTACTTCGAGCCCTTTGTACCCAAGATTCCAGCGAGGCCCAGAAAGTGGAAGCCGATGGCCGACACCGAGTCCCGGTTCTCTTCCGGCAGCGAGGACCTGGACCTCCTCATCGGGGGGGGCTTTAGGAGGGGCAGCACAGTTCTTCTTGACGTCGGCGCCAGCGTGCCGGACGCCGCTCTCGAGCAGTTCGTGACGCAGCTATCAGCGAACTTTCTCGCGCAGGGCCGGGCCGTCATGCTTGTGCTGCCCGGCGGTCTGGACGCGGAGACCATCGCCCAGAGGCTTTCTAGAGAGGTCGGTGAGGAGAGCTTCAACTCTCTCGCGAGAATTATAGAAAAGGGTGGCGGGACCTTTCCCAAGGACCGCCCATACATGGTCGCAATGAGGTACGAGAATATAGAGCAGGACTTCAACGACTGGATGTACGTCTACAAGGCGCTCAGACAGAGGACCGGCGCGCCCGTTCTTCAGATAATAGGCATAGATACCCAGGAGGCGCGGTACGGCGAAGAGGCATATAAAAAAATCCTGAGCACCTCCACAGAGCTCACGCGCAAGGAGGGTAACCTAACGATAAGAATCACACGGCCGGGCATGGAGAGCTTGACCAAGCGGTGCGCGAATGTGTCGGACCTCCTGATGCACATGGAGGAGCTCAACGGCGCGGTTCTTCTTTACACCGAGAAACCGAGGAGCGGTCTCTACTATATGGACACCGACGCCACGGGCGGGAACATCAGAATAACCCTGAGACCCCTCCTCTAGGAAAATATTTCTCCGCCGTTCGACAATACGGTGCGCGGGTCCCCGGAATGGCCGGTGAGCTCCTGGTCGGGCTGGTAATTCTCGCGGCGGCCGTCGTGACGGCGTGGCTGCTAGCGCGAGCAGGCCTGAGAGGGGCGAGGAAGATGGCCGTCGGATGCCCTCATTGCGGCGGCCGTGTCAGGGCTGGCGCGCGCGTATGCCCGGAGTGCTCGAGGGAGATAGTCATGTGCCGCGTCTGCGGCGCCTATATACTGGACGGCGAGGGGCGCTGCGAGCTCTGTGGAGAGAGCCTTAAAAAGAGCGAGCCCCCCACCTGCCTCTGTCCCCGCTGCGGGGCCAGCGTGGAGAGCGGCTCGAGGAAGTGCCGGAGGTGCGGCGAGGAGTTCTGGTCCCCGGTTGTCGCGCACAGATAGGGAGCGGAGCTCGGCCTCAGCCCCCGGCGCCCGACGAGAGCCACCGAAGTTCCGTACCGAAATCGAGCTCAATCAAATGCAATTATTTATATATGGAGAGCCGGATAGTGAATTGATTAGAAGGAAACTGAATGAGGGGAGGGAGGCGCAGGACCCATCAGCCGTATTACAAACGTGGCGATACGGAAAGAAGGGAGAGCATGCTCGACATGGGCCGCGTCAACTCCTTCATGTACCATGCCGAGCAGGTTATCTTGGCCACGGGCGAGAAGGACGGAGCGTGGAATACCATTCTCGCTTCAATAATTGCCAAGGCGAGCCGCATCGGCACTGAGGATGCGCTGGAGTTCGTCTCAAGGAAAGCGGCCTCGGGAAAACTCCCGAAGGGCCGCGGAAGAGCCCTTGCGCCAGCTCATCAGGAGCTACTCAAGGATGCGGTAGTTCGCGCCCCTTGGGAGGGAGTGGCATGGTCTGGAAAGTGTGTTGGTCCTGTCTGATGGTAGCCCTTCTCATGGGGGAGTCGCTACTGGCGATTCAAATAACGCCGTCAGTGGCCGCCGAGCCCATCGGGGACGAGAGCGTCTGGTCAGACGATTTCGACCCCCCCGGAGAGCTCTCGGGCCTTGGCCTTTATGCTAATGTCACGGTCGAAAATGGTTTCCTTACCCCAGTCCGCAGCATCGATACAGGAACTGGGAGCGACGGGGAGTTGCTGGTGACAGGAGCGTTTCTTACAGACTCCGTTCGGACCGCTCTATCGGCCTCCGCCGGCTCGGGCCAGAGCTACCTCCAGGTCAACACCTCCTCTGGTTTCCGAGCCGGGGACGAGGTTCTGATAATCCAGATGACTGGCAGCAGGGCGGGGAGATGGGAATATGCGAATGTAGCATCGACTGGAATCTCCAGAATCGACCTGACCTCGCCGCTCCAAAACTCATACTTCACAACCAGCGGTGGAAGAGCACAGGTTCTCAGAGTGCCGCAATACACGAATGTGACCGTTGCCTCAGGCGGGACTCTGACCTGCTCGGCCTGGGATGGAGCAACGGGGGGAGTTCTCTGCATCAGAATTGCGGGAAATCTGGTAGTGGAGAGCGGAGGGCTTATTGATGTCTCAGGCAGAGGGTTTCCCGGGGGTGAGGGAGGTACAGGGGGCTCGGGAGGCCTAGGCGGAATGGGTGGCTTCGGTGGCGGACGTGCGTCGGCTGGAAATGATGGGGGAACGACGCCGGGCGGCGGCGAGGGCGGCAGTGGGGCTTCGGGATATGTCTATGCAGGAGGGAAGGGCGGGAATGGAGGTGGCGCGGGAGAGCCTGGTAGCA
The sequence above is a segment of the Thermoplasmata archaeon genome. Coding sequences within it:
- a CDS encoding carboxypeptidase M32 — its product is MPREWSDFLGRVKELAYLDQIASQLYWDEETYMPPGAVQDRALQKAALQGIIHERLTSKAMGSLLRSLKKNKHLTPDQRVIVREVDRRYTRAVRIPRELVKELARTESLAVEAWVRARREKSFPVFQPLLKKMMGLKKKVAEHVGYEERPYDALLDEYEPYMKSSEVEALFSRLRERLVPLASRILSAAGEARDSFMKGDYPEERQRDFVVEVVKRIGYDMSKGRVDVAPHPFTSGGNRDVRITIRYTKDDVRPAIFAAIHEAGHGMYEQGFLEKHYHTPLAEPVSLGIHESQSRLWENFIGRSLPFWRFWLPGLKERFPHLAPVSVEDFHRAVNTVRRSFIRVEADEVTYNLHIMLRFEVESAIFGGRLKIDEVPNFWNERFESYLGIKVPDDSQGCLQDIHWSIGAVGYFPTYTLGNIYAAQLYYKLRKDVPDMEERVAAGDFAPVLGWLRENVHRHGKRYRAKELIERVTGEGLNEERLLGYLREKYGELYGVSL
- a CDS encoding Ig-like domain-containing protein, yielding MDDWPYSIFSNYMNTIHLTGITSSDDFPTTPGAYDTTHNGGNDAFVLKMRLLPWAPTNLSAVTGSGYVVLNWTPPNDVGPVPIDNYIIYRGLSSSSLEPIATVGNQTWFNDTTTTNGAIYYYAVRASNRYDTGELSLPLKVFAGAPPSAPENLSARPGDFSVELDWSPPSDTGGFNVINYIVYKGLSEDGLTNFTWLGNVTHHVDADVLNGVEYFYAVSAVSIKGEGMRSGVVSVTPGRPPSPPRELRARAEGAGINLTWLPPEDDGDCPILQYIIYRGGAGDEKAEAGRVESSSLSYLDGPFDDGPAWYYQVTAVNAIGESDRSNEAFAVPNRRPSPPRSLSAAHGSGYIELSWEPPLDDGGSPVTGYNIYRGNQSQSESLVVRLQTPLTVYRDMAPEEGRVNFYYITAMNAVGESAPSARTSILADFTPPVVRILFPANGSWVNTTKVTLKGEASDDYGLRSVELSADGASWSPCEGLLAWVGHVELEDGQREIFARAIDLAGNVNYSALTVNVDTVKPEVRILSPSRDTATRDENATVYGTASDNRFLLRVEASTDGASWSPVDGIFSWSFNLSLRNGKNLLRVRAVDAAGNTGYAAVNITLDRDAPRVTIMAPSDGQRLRASGPALTVRLKGSASDDFGLERVELSSDGKKWVVASGLEVWWGNLTLGPGEHRLRARAIDIAGNVGEADVRVVVEPRTYLFDGLDISLIAISLVVAVVLSGAVLMVVRRRRRRGRKVPDP
- a CDS encoding ATPase domain-containing protein translates to MTSLLNYPEGRFILVKGRAGTGKTMFCLELVRECGGLYVSTRVRADRLYRDSPGLEESVPPDFIIDASEELDETVLREFVERAREREGTCAAPSGAQGARASVGVEGGLGAGPGAGAAPEGGEAGGPAGADFGDHLEPAAVTALSLPPLFRRILEKTEVAQTPFVVVMDSWDAIFTLSGGAAARSRGPNREELQTMLLNAFRNKCVNLVMVEEGEGESGLDFLVDGVLELRRTKWRDRIVRTMHLRKMRGTEIHNAEYLFTLVGGRFHYFEPFVPKIPARPRKWKPMADTESRFSSGSEDLDLLIGGGFRRGSTVLLDVGASVPDAALEQFVTQLSANFLAQGRAVMLVLPGGLDAETIAQRLSREVGEESFNSLARIIEKGGGTFPKDRPYMVAMRYENIEQDFNDWMYVYKALRQRTGAPVLQIIGIDTQEARYGEEAYKKILSTSTELTRKEGNLTIRITRPGMESLTKRCANVSDLLMHMEELNGAVLLYTEKPRSGLYYMDTDATGGNIRITLRPLL